The following coding sequences lie in one Bos indicus isolate NIAB-ARS_2022 breed Sahiwal x Tharparkar chromosome 12, NIAB-ARS_B.indTharparkar_mat_pri_1.0, whole genome shotgun sequence genomic window:
- the LOC139186280 gene encoding E3 ubiquitin-protein ligase TRIM52-like — MDICCMPLGTQTGALRHAEGWDGKADGMEWGKEDNEQDREEEDDEWEEDEEDEEAVGAIGGWGNSIREVLYQGNADEELFQDQEDDEPWVGDGGIRDSMDYVWDQEEDTNYYLGGLRHDLRIKVNLQEEEILEEYDEDDEELYPGTHLAPPPAPPRQFICPQCRKSFKRCSFRPNLQLANMVQIIHQMCPTPINNILKLCLILV; from the exons atGGACATTTGCTGTATGCCtctgggaactcaaacaggggctctgcgaCATgctgaagggtgggatgggaaggcagATGGGAtggag TGGGGCAAGGAAGATAATGAGCAAGACAGGGAGGAAGAGGACGATGAAtgggaggaggacgaggaggacgAGGAGGCAGTAGGGGCCATCGGTGGATGGGGCAACTCCATTCGGGAGGTTTTATACCAGGGGAATGCTGACGAGGAGTTGTTCCAGGACCAAGAGGATGATGAACCCTGGGTCGGTGATGGTGGCATAAGGGACAGCATGGATTATGTGTGGGACCAGGAGGAAGATACGAACTACTACCTGGGAGGCTTGAGACATGACCTGAGAATTAAGGTCAACCTGCAAGAGGAGGAGATTTTGGAAGAATACGATGAGGACGACGAAGAGCTGTACCCTGGCACTCACCTGGCCCCGCCTCCAGCCCCTCCACGGCAGTTCATCTGCCCCCAATGCCGAAAGAGCTTTAAGCGTTGCAGCTTTCGTCCCAACTTGCAACTGGCGAACATGGTCCAGATAATTCACCAAATGTGTCCCACTcctattaataacattttaaaattatgcctCATCCTAgtataa